GGTGGCGTTGGTCTTGGAAAAACGCATTTAATGCACGCCATCGGTCACTATGTTTTAGAGCATAAAACCAACGCAAAAGTGATGTATCTTTCTAGTGAGAAATTTACAAATGAATTTATTAACTCTATTCGAGAAAATAAAGCAGAAGAATTTCGGAATAAATATCGTAACGTCGATGTACTATTGATTGATGATATTCAATTTTTAGCTGGAAAAGAAGGAACGCAAGAAGAATTTTTCCATACATTCAATACGCTTTACGATGAGCAAAAACAGATTATTATTTCAAGTGATCGCCCGCCAAAAGAAATTCCAACCCTTGAAGATCGCTTACGTTCGCGCTTTGAGTGGGGTCTCATCACAGATATTACACCACCAGATTTAGAAACAAGAATCGCGATTTTGCGCAAAAAAGCAAAAGCTGATGGACTTGATATTCCGAATGAGGTTATGCTTTATATCGCGAACCAAATTGATTCGAATATTCGTGAGCTTGAGGGTGCACTTATTCGCGTTGTTGCTTATTCTTCTCTTGTGAACAAGGATATCAATGCTAATTTAGCTGCAGAAGCGCTGAAAGATATCATTCCAAATTCCAAATCCCATGTGATCCGAATTCCTGATATTCAAGAAGCAGTCGGCGAATATTATCACGTTCGTTTAGAAGATTTCAAAGCAAAAAAACGGACGCAAAGCATTGCCTACCCTAGACAAATCGCGATGTACCTATCCCGAGAACTAACCGATGCTTCCCTACCAAAAATAGGAGAAGAATTTGGTGGACGCGACCATACAACAGTTATTCACGCACACGAAAAAATTTCGCAACTGCTGAAAATAGATCAGAATTTAAAAAATGACCTGGCGGAGATAGAGAAAAATTTGAGGAAACCTAAGAATTTGTTCTAGAACTATAAATGGAATACATGCTCTAAATCAGCAAGTAATGTCTCAACAACTCTGTGGATACTGTGGATAAGTTGTACACACTTACCAACAAGTTATCAACATGTGGAAAACTTTGCGGTTCATAGGCTACAACCTACTTATCCACAAATCCACAGGCCC
The sequence above is drawn from the Listeria weihenstephanensis genome and encodes:
- the dnaA gene encoding chromosomal replication initiator protein DnaA; amino-acid sequence: MQTMEDIWNETLRIVKQNMSKPSYDTWMKSTTAHSLEGSTFIVTAPNNFVRDWLEKSYSQFIANILQEITGENFDVRFIDGEQDEVFDNYIPPKPRNLEDELDEENSKHMLNPRYVFDTFVIGSGNRFAHAASLAVAEAPAKAYNPLFIYGGVGLGKTHLMHAIGHYVLEHKTNAKVMYLSSEKFTNEFINSIRENKAEEFRNKYRNVDVLLIDDIQFLAGKEGTQEEFFHTFNTLYDEQKQIIISSDRPPKEIPTLEDRLRSRFEWGLITDITPPDLETRIAILRKKAKADGLDIPNEVMLYIANQIDSNIRELEGALIRVVAYSSLVNKDINANLAAEALKDIIPNSKSHVIRIPDIQEAVGEYYHVRLEDFKAKKRTQSIAYPRQIAMYLSRELTDASLPKIGEEFGGRDHTTVIHAHEKISQLLKIDQNLKNDLAEIEKNLRKPKNLF